A DNA window from Thiothrix subterranea contains the following coding sequences:
- a CDS encoding O-antigen ligase family protein: MPTFIHWLIFGLASTLLIFAPLIRAGNTGMALMVMQLLSIGLLALISGWGTPLQRFPRVVSWFLWGSIGLLMLYLIPLPADWWRQLPGRTLYVDVYDWLVANQRQDTYLALSLIPANTAYSLLALLPPLGIFLAVGCLNQRQITYLVYLFLGVAAIQAGYGLSQYAAGFASSASGSYPNRDHFSAFMAMALPLGFGLAAYSIGHKQSGTDTANASRLLERKLSLGLIYISLTLLLLLAGVFSRSRAGVMLVMLGVLLSSLVFASHVGGKRSSGLLATIITIGVGLAINIGLIPVLNRFIVANPMEDLRWELFDSTVLGIQQFFPFGSGLGTFSDIYRAIQPLGQTGGFVNNAHNDYLELLFDTGVVGAIIIAGVWLLYLYGWWQLRHLRWSQERFIKTGAGIGILLLLLHAFVEFNFHIPANALFFAFLAGLFLRKTI; the protein is encoded by the coding sequence ATGCCAACATTCATTCACTGGCTCATATTCGGCTTAGCCAGCACACTGCTTATCTTCGCCCCGTTAATACGGGCTGGTAATACCGGTATGGCGCTGATGGTGATGCAATTGCTCAGTATCGGTTTACTCGCACTAATCAGTGGGTGGGGAACACCACTGCAACGCTTTCCTCGTGTGGTAAGTTGGTTTTTATGGGGCAGTATTGGTCTGTTGATGCTTTATCTAATACCGTTACCTGCTGATTGGTGGCGGCAACTGCCTGGTCGGACTTTATACGTGGATGTTTATGATTGGCTAGTGGCAAATCAACGGCAAGATACATACCTCGCATTATCATTGATTCCTGCTAACACTGCCTATAGTTTGTTGGCACTATTGCCACCACTGGGTATCTTTCTGGCTGTGGGCTGTCTTAATCAGCGCCAAATAACTTATCTTGTTTACCTGTTTTTAGGGGTGGCTGCTATTCAAGCTGGGTATGGGCTAAGCCAATATGCAGCCGGTTTTGCCAGCAGCGCCAGTGGCAGCTACCCTAATCGTGATCACTTTTCTGCGTTTATGGCGATGGCTCTGCCACTAGGATTTGGGCTTGCCGCTTATAGCATCGGTCATAAGCAATCGGGGACAGATACCGCTAACGCTAGCCGTTTGCTGGAACGTAAACTCAGTCTGGGGCTTATTTATATTAGTCTTACCCTATTGTTACTACTGGCTGGGGTATTTTCACGTTCACGCGCAGGCGTGATGCTAGTCATGCTAGGGGTGTTGTTATCCAGCCTTGTGTTCGCCAGTCATGTCGGTGGAAAACGCTCGTCAGGGCTATTAGCGACTATCATAACCATCGGCGTTGGCCTCGCGATCAATATTGGTCTCATTCCGGTGTTGAATCGCTTTATTGTTGCGAATCCCATGGAAGATTTACGCTGGGAATTGTTTGACAGCACTGTATTAGGGATTCAACAATTTTTCCCCTTTGGTTCTGGGCTTGGCACGTTTTCGGATATTTACCGTGCCATCCAACCCTTAGGGCAGACCGGAGGTTTTGTCAATAATGCTCATAATGACTATTTAGAGCTACTGTTTGATACAGGCGTAGTGGGGGCGATTATTATTGCTGGTGTATGGTTGTTGTATCTATACGGTTGGTGGCAACTGCGGCATCTCCGCTGGTCACAAGAACGTTTTATTAAAACCGGGGCTGGTATTGGGATACTGTTACTCTTATTACATGCTTTTGTAGAGTTTAACTTCCATATACCGGCGAATGCGTTATTCTTTGCTTTCTTAGCAGGATTATTCTTGCGTAAGACAATCTGA
- a CDS encoding polysaccharide biosynthesis protein: MNTQKSAYKHLLALPRWQKRIIMLGADTVLLTLAVWISFAMRFGTWQPNLQDGQWLMIAAPLVTIPLFVTLGLYRAIVRFMGGEALLAVIQGITVSAVLLGTMALLFDWNGIPRSFYPIYWGTALFLVGSSRYLIRHHHQTSQYKNGHIRVAIYGAGQSGIQLAATLASMPEYRVAIFVDDNPALHKAVIHGVRVHAMEELPHLIATRHIQQVLLAMPSVSHQRRREIVESLDHLSVHVRTIPELSDLVSGERSIAELREIGIDELLGRSSVAPKADLLSQCITNKAVMVTGAGGSIGSELCRQIVRLQPTRLVLFELSEFALYQIEQELLNLCRHEHLSVPIIPMLGSVQDYQRVEEALRQHGINTLYHAAAYKHVPMVEHNPIEGLRNNVFGTLQAAKAARAEGVERFILISTDKAVRPTNVMGASKRMAELVLQGLAKMPGDTVFSMVRFGNVLGSSGSVVPLFREQIRKGGPITVTHPDIIRYFMTIPEAAQLVIQAGAMATGGEVFVLDMGEPVKIVDLAKRMVNLSGLTLQTEAHPQGDIALSFSGLRPGEKLYEELLIGESPQTTSHPRIFMAHEACMEWADVTKMLDSLDTDCRQRNLAKVYRLLHSHIQGFKHPGVTPDISAQKATSCVIPFPVKLEGVA, from the coding sequence ATGAATACTCAAAAGTCTGCTTATAAACACTTGTTAGCACTACCCCGCTGGCAAAAACGCATCATTATGCTTGGTGCTGATACCGTATTGCTGACCTTAGCAGTGTGGATAAGTTTTGCTATGCGGTTTGGTACTTGGCAACCTAATTTGCAAGACGGTCAATGGCTGATGATTGCAGCACCCTTGGTAACGATTCCACTGTTTGTCACACTGGGGCTTTACCGAGCGATTGTGCGTTTCATGGGTGGGGAGGCACTGCTTGCCGTGATCCAAGGCATTACCGTGTCAGCGGTACTGCTGGGTACAATGGCCTTATTGTTTGACTGGAATGGCATCCCGCGTTCTTTTTATCCCATTTATTGGGGAACAGCGTTATTTTTAGTGGGAAGCAGCCGTTACTTGATTCGGCATCACCATCAAACCTCGCAATACAAAAATGGTCATATTCGCGTCGCTATTTACGGTGCTGGTCAGTCAGGCATTCAATTAGCAGCAACGTTAGCGAGTATGCCGGAATACCGGGTGGCAATCTTCGTTGATGACAACCCCGCCTTGCACAAAGCCGTTATTCACGGGGTAAGGGTTCACGCTATGGAAGAACTGCCTCATTTGATCGCAACGCGGCATATTCAACAAGTATTACTGGCGATGCCGTCGGTTAGCCATCAACGTCGCCGTGAAATTGTGGAGTCGCTGGATCATCTATCGGTACATGTGCGCACCATTCCAGAGTTAAGTGATCTGGTTTCAGGGGAACGGTCGATTGCCGAATTACGCGAAATTGGCATTGATGAACTGCTAGGGCGCTCCTCGGTTGCCCCAAAAGCCGACTTACTCAGCCAGTGCATTACCAACAAAGCGGTGATGGTAACAGGGGCAGGCGGTTCCATTGGCTCAGAATTGTGTCGCCAAATCGTGCGCTTGCAACCAACTCGTTTGGTTTTATTCGAGTTATCGGAGTTCGCGCTCTATCAAATTGAGCAAGAATTATTAAACCTTTGCCGCCACGAACACTTATCTGTGCCGATTATCCCTATGTTAGGTTCAGTTCAAGATTATCAACGGGTTGAAGAAGCGTTACGCCAACATGGGATCAACACGCTTTACCACGCTGCGGCGTACAAACATGTACCAATGGTAGAACACAATCCGATCGAAGGCTTGCGTAACAATGTTTTCGGCACACTACAAGCTGCCAAAGCGGCGCGGGCGGAAGGCGTTGAACGCTTTATTTTAATTTCGACGGACAAGGCGGTACGCCCCACCAATGTGATGGGAGCCAGTAAGCGCATGGCAGAGCTAGTGCTGCAAGGCTTGGCAAAAATGCCCGGTGACACAGTGTTCAGTATGGTACGGTTTGGCAATGTGCTAGGGTCATCAGGCTCGGTGGTACCGCTATTTCGCGAACAAATACGCAAAGGTGGCCCAATCACTGTGACGCATCCCGATATTATTCGGTATTTCATGACCATTCCTGAAGCCGCGCAACTGGTTATTCAAGCGGGAGCGATGGCAACGGGTGGCGAAGTATTTGTATTGGATATGGGCGAGCCGGTTAAAATTGTTGATTTGGCAAAACGCATGGTAAATCTCTCAGGGCTTACGTTGCAAACCGAAGCCCACCCACAAGGCGACATTGCTCTTAGCTTTTCAGGGTTACGCCCCGGCGAGAAACTGTATGAAGAGTTGCTGATTGGCGAAAGCCCGCAAACAACCTCACACCCACGTATTTTTATGGCGCATGAAGCCTGCATGGAATGGGCGGACGTGACGAAAATGCTAGATTCATTGGATACGGATTGCCGTCAACGCAATTTAGCTAAAGTGTATCGCCTGCTCCACAGCCATATTCAAGGGTTTAAACACCCTGGTGTAACGCCCGATATAAGTGCACAGAAAGCAACAAGTTGTGTTATTCCCTTCCCCGTCAAGTTAGAAGGCGTTGCTTAA
- a CDS encoding Rpn family recombination-promoting nuclease/putative transposase, with amino-acid sequence MQAVASLRYGVIFKKAFSQPDIFTAFVKDILGIELDIDQVETEKSFPSPVGSIDSRFDLFAEDKTQRIIVDIQHRRYSDHYHCFLHYHCAALLEQGVTAKNYQPALEVYTIVILTSGDRHQRDMSQIDFDPKDRHGQGLGEIPHKILYLCPKYVNAETPEPWREWLLAIDDSLDEQVDETHYHKACVQKVLETIRKDTFTPQERARMKDEYSEEAWLQDKLGETLQQGLEQGLQQGLEQGRQEEKEEVALRLLAKGMEVALVAEVTGLPLEQVQSLSQ; translated from the coding sequence ATGCAAGCAGTCGCATCCCTACGCTACGGGGTCATTTTCAAAAAAGCCTTTTCCCAGCCGGACATTTTCACCGCCTTTGTTAAGGACATCCTCGGTATTGAACTGGACATTGATCAGGTGGAAACCGAAAAATCCTTCCCCAGCCCGGTGGGGAGTATTGACAGCCGCTTTGATTTATTTGCTGAAGACAAAACTCAGCGGATTATTGTTGACATCCAACACCGCCGTTACAGCGATCACTACCACTGTTTTCTGCATTACCACTGTGCTGCGCTGTTGGAACAGGGCGTTACCGCCAAAAATTACCAACCCGCGTTGGAAGTCTACACCATCGTCATCCTCACCTCTGGCGACCGCCACCAACGCGACATGAGCCAAATCGACTTCGACCCCAAAGACCGCCACGGTCAGGGTTTGGGTGAGATCCCGCATAAAATCCTCTACCTGTGCCCGAAATACGTCAACGCGGAAACCCCTGAACCGTGGCGCGAATGGCTACTGGCGATTGACGACAGCCTCGACGAACAAGTGGATGAAACCCACTACCACAAAGCCTGTGTACAAAAGGTTCTGGAAACTATCCGCAAGGATACCTTCACCCCGCAGGAACGCGCTCGTATGAAAGACGAATACAGCGAAGAAGCTTGGTTACAAGATAAACTGGGCGAGACCTTGCAACAGGGTTTGGAGCAGGGGTTACAACAGGGTTTGGAACAAGGCAGGCAGGAGGAAAAAGAAGAGGTTGCCCTGCGCCTGTTGGCTAAAGGGATGGAGGTCGCGTTGGTGGCAGAAGTGACCGGCTTGCCGCTGGAGCAAGTACAGTCATTAAGCCAATAA
- a CDS encoding class I SAM-dependent methyltransferase: MENTYTMPLRVLNVGGNSKAIPLPPQYTEFEHVLLDIDPAGNPDVVCDARQLHTLNPAEYDAIYCSHNLEHYYAHEVPHVLAGFRHVLRDSGFVHIRVPDLQALMQTLSEKQLDLTDLLYQSPAGPITALDVLYGYGKKIAASGQDFFAHKTGFTPTSLIKTLRQHGFPWVFTATGNLEIQAVAFSSEPDAVAKQLFNLKQAA; the protein is encoded by the coding sequence ATGGAGAACACCTATACAATGCCCTTACGAGTACTCAATGTTGGCGGTAATAGTAAAGCCATACCACTGCCACCACAATATACCGAGTTTGAACATGTTCTGCTGGATATTGATCCCGCTGGTAATCCTGATGTGGTTTGCGATGCACGTCAGTTACACACGCTGAACCCTGCTGAGTACGATGCTATTTATTGTTCGCATAATCTTGAACATTATTATGCACACGAAGTTCCTCATGTACTCGCAGGCTTCAGGCATGTATTAAGAGACAGCGGGTTTGTGCATATCCGTGTACCCGATCTGCAAGCACTCATGCAAACCCTGTCAGAAAAACAACTTGACCTCACCGACTTACTTTACCAATCACCTGCTGGCCCCATTACGGCTCTGGATGTATTGTATGGTTATGGCAAGAAAATCGCCGCCAGTGGTCAGGATTTTTTCGCCCACAAAACTGGCTTTACGCCAACATCCTTAATCAAGACCCTACGCCAGCATGGTTTCCCTTGGGTTTTCACAGCCACTGGCAATCTTGAGATCCAAGCAGTCGCCTTCTCTAGTGAGCCGGACGCAGTAGCCAAACAATTATTTAACCTGAAGCAGGCGGCATGA
- a CDS encoding glycosyltransferase, which produces MRILFIHQNFPGQYARLAPALQHLGHEVLALSQRTESLIGGIRNINYRLSSGNTPDLHPFLINIESAYKRGEAVAASCATLNAQGYQPDIIYAHSGWGEALFLKEVWPKARVVAYFEYFYHEFGGDLNFDPEFPPEPHVGRKCTVRNLHLLATLDSCDIGVTATHWQHSLLPLAYQPKVHVIHEGIDTQLAHPNTGVTLQIQETGDCIQYGDKVLTFVNRNLEPARGYHQFMRALPAIQQAHPDMRVFIVGGDSFSYGKASLSGQTWKQLFLEEVQAHLDMRRIHFTGQIPYAIFLKLLQLSRAHVYLSYPFVVSWSLLEAMSTGCRIIAADTAPIREVISHENTGLLIDFLSPDALATTVCQVLSAPERYETLADHARAHAIQHYDFTQTCLPQHLKLLHSMRP; this is translated from the coding sequence ATGAGAATCCTGTTTATTCATCAAAACTTTCCAGGGCAATATGCGCGTTTAGCGCCAGCCCTGCAACACCTTGGGCATGAAGTCCTCGCACTTTCGCAACGCACTGAATCCCTGATAGGGGGTATCCGCAATATCAATTATCGGCTTAGTAGCGGTAACACCCCCGATTTACATCCCTTCCTGATCAATATTGAGAGTGCGTATAAACGCGGGGAAGCTGTCGCAGCCAGTTGTGCAACGTTGAACGCACAAGGCTACCAGCCGGATATAATCTACGCACACAGTGGGTGGGGTGAAGCACTGTTTCTGAAAGAAGTTTGGCCTAAGGCCCGCGTCGTGGCTTATTTTGAATACTTTTACCATGAATTCGGTGGAGATTTAAATTTTGACCCGGAATTCCCGCCTGAGCCTCATGTCGGGCGCAAATGCACCGTGCGCAATCTGCATTTGCTCGCAACGCTCGATAGTTGCGATATAGGTGTTACCGCCACCCACTGGCAACATTCCTTATTACCCCTCGCCTATCAGCCTAAGGTTCATGTTATTCATGAGGGTATTGATACGCAACTCGCGCACCCTAATACAGGGGTAACACTCCAGATTCAAGAAACCGGCGATTGCATTCAATACGGCGATAAAGTGCTGACATTTGTTAATCGCAATCTGGAGCCTGCGCGGGGTTATCATCAGTTTATGCGGGCATTACCTGCCATTCAACAGGCTCACCCCGATATGCGCGTGTTTATCGTCGGTGGGGATAGCTTCAGCTATGGTAAAGCCAGCCTAAGTGGTCAAACATGGAAACAACTGTTTCTGGAAGAAGTCCAAGCACATTTGGATATGCGCCGTATTCATTTCACTGGGCAAATCCCCTATGCGATTTTCCTTAAGCTGCTGCAATTGAGTCGGGCGCATGTGTATTTGAGTTACCCGTTTGTGGTGTCTTGGTCACTCTTAGAAGCCATGAGTACAGGATGCCGGATTATAGCGGCTGACACTGCTCCCATCCGTGAAGTTATCAGCCATGAGAACACGGGCTTACTGATCGATTTTTTATCCCCTGATGCACTAGCCACCACGGTTTGCCAAGTGCTGAGCGCCCCAGAAAGGTATGAAACCCTAGCTGATCATGCCCGTGCTCATGCAATCCAGCATTATGATTTCACGCAAACCTGCCTGCCACAACACCTAAAGTTGTTGCATTCAATGCGCCCATAG
- a CDS encoding GumC family protein, with protein MITQKYPSYDDDNSRPRQEVTSLSQRKFMTVNEPEPVPAIFEQDKSDDDEIDLRQLWSVIRRRRAVIFTLFILITLITLIFTLSITPIYRAGVTMEINQEEQRLLDYDVAANDSQRSSVNSKDFYQTHYELLKSRSLAERVISNMGIEDKLRGTQEQLAKPFYADWLEAFSTEETVQDATEVKGERPLADKFLANVTISPVKNSKIVNIQYDDASPEFAANAANAIAQNYISMNLERRAGTTRYAEQFLQEQLVLTKSKLEESEAKLADYAKQADILDINNENMKEQRLSGLSNALATAERDRISAETKYSQVKSADMASAVLASTTIQTLKKALTELEVRAQSVSSSTTINDPTIQRLEQEKAKLEADYQEKLEIYKPDYPLMVQLEQKINKIDTQLSKASSNIRTGIDQQIAELKTQIQQETRNIQNALKSDYLEAKQKEDELRAEMQTQVSGVQDLRDKRITYNTLNREVETNRNVYEGLLQRLKEVGVASGAVTNNIAVVDAAIVPYAVHTPNKKLNLALGAVLGLFIGVVAAFLLEFLDDRIKTKEDIERLLPLPLLGIAPAIGKRSKGSADTEYHLMTAEQPTSAVAEAFRSLRTNLMFATRTGAPRIMNVTSAGPSEGKSSAIINLATAFAQAGKKVLIIDGDLRKPTVHKRFKLDNTQGFVHFLTGQEKLEALVKPTLIPNVFAIPSGPIPPNPVELLSSEHLHELTMRAENGQLPYDLVMIDAPPVLGLADALIIGNHTRATLLITAYNETRKQPLHSAYERLRQARSHLLGVVLTKAKSAVGDSNYYSYDYYYSYGAGESSEGDGRTPKKKALTGKKAA; from the coding sequence ATGATTACGCAAAAATACCCTTCTTATGACGATGATAATTCTCGCCCTCGGCAGGAAGTGACCTCACTGAGCCAACGTAAATTCATGACGGTTAACGAACCAGAACCTGTACCTGCTATTTTTGAGCAAGACAAAAGTGATGATGACGAAATCGACTTACGTCAATTATGGTCAGTGATTCGGCGGCGGCGTGCGGTAATCTTCACCCTGTTCATTTTGATTACTCTGATTACCTTAATCTTCACCCTGAGTATTACGCCTATTTATCGAGCAGGCGTTACCATGGAAATTAATCAAGAGGAACAACGTCTCTTGGATTACGATGTCGCAGCGAACGACTCGCAACGCAGCAGCGTAAATAGCAAAGATTTTTATCAAACCCATTATGAATTGCTCAAAAGCCGTAGCCTAGCTGAGCGCGTGATTAGCAATATGGGCATTGAAGACAAACTGCGTGGCACTCAAGAACAATTAGCCAAACCCTTCTACGCGGATTGGTTGGAAGCGTTTAGTACTGAAGAAACTGTGCAAGACGCCACCGAAGTCAAAGGTGAACGCCCCTTAGCGGATAAATTCTTGGCAAATGTCACCATTTCTCCGGTGAAAAACTCTAAAATCGTGAATATTCAATACGATGATGCCAGCCCAGAATTTGCTGCGAATGCTGCCAATGCCATTGCTCAAAACTACATCAGTATGAATTTGGAGCGTCGTGCCGGTACTACCCGTTACGCGGAGCAATTCCTGCAAGAACAGCTAGTCTTAACCAAAAGTAAGTTGGAAGAGTCCGAAGCTAAGCTTGCCGATTATGCTAAACAAGCCGATATTTTGGATATCAACAATGAGAACATGAAAGAACAGCGCTTATCTGGCTTGAGCAATGCATTAGCCACCGCCGAACGTGACCGCATCTCGGCTGAAACCAAGTATAGCCAAGTCAAATCAGCGGATATGGCTTCAGCGGTATTGGCCAGCACCACGATCCAAACGCTCAAGAAAGCACTGACTGAACTGGAAGTACGAGCACAATCGGTTAGCAGCAGTACCACGATTAACGACCCCACCATTCAACGCCTTGAACAAGAAAAGGCCAAGTTAGAAGCCGACTACCAAGAAAAGTTGGAAATTTACAAACCGGATTACCCGTTGATGGTACAGCTTGAGCAAAAAATCAATAAAATTGATACCCAACTGAGTAAAGCCAGTAGCAATATACGCACGGGTATTGATCAGCAAATTGCGGAATTGAAAACACAGATTCAACAAGAAACCCGCAATATCCAAAATGCCTTGAAGTCAGATTATTTGGAAGCCAAGCAGAAAGAAGACGAATTGCGTGCAGAGATGCAAACCCAAGTATCAGGCGTGCAAGATTTACGTGACAAACGCATTACTTACAACACTTTAAACCGTGAAGTGGAAACCAATCGCAATGTATACGAAGGTTTATTGCAACGCCTTAAAGAAGTGGGAGTTGCCAGTGGCGCTGTCACCAACAATATTGCGGTGGTTGATGCGGCAATTGTGCCTTACGCTGTCCACACACCTAACAAGAAGCTAAATCTGGCATTAGGTGCCGTACTGGGTTTATTCATTGGCGTGGTCGCTGCATTCTTATTGGAATTTTTGGATGACCGCATCAAAACCAAAGAAGACATTGAACGCTTATTACCGTTGCCATTACTGGGTATTGCCCCAGCGATTGGCAAACGCAGTAAAGGCAGCGCCGACACCGAGTATCACTTGATGACCGCTGAACAACCCACTTCGGCCGTCGCGGAGGCGTTCCGCTCGTTGCGTACCAATTTGATGTTTGCCACCCGCACCGGTGCACCACGCATTATGAACGTGACCAGTGCAGGCCCTAGCGAAGGGAAAAGTAGTGCGATCATTAACTTAGCCACGGCATTTGCGCAGGCAGGTAAAAAAGTATTGATTATTGACGGTGACTTGCGTAAACCCACGGTACACAAACGCTTTAAACTGGATAACACGCAGGGTTTTGTGCATTTCCTAACCGGTCAGGAAAAATTGGAAGCATTGGTTAAACCGACACTGATTCCGAATGTGTTTGCGATTCCATCAGGGCCGATTCCGCCTAACCCGGTTGAGTTGCTATCCAGTGAACATTTGCATGAACTGACCATGCGAGCCGAGAATGGGCAATTGCCTTACGATCTGGTCATGATCGACGCGCCGCCAGTACTTGGTTTAGCCGATGCGTTAATTATTGGCAATCATACCCGCGCCACTTTGCTCATTACCGCATACAATGAAACCCGTAAGCAGCCCTTGCATTCTGCCTACGAGCGTTTGCGGCAAGCTCGCAGCCACCTGTTAGGCGTCGTGCTTACTAAAGCAAAAAGTGCGGTGGGTGATTCTAACTACTACAGTTATGACTACTACTACAGTTACGGAGCGGGGGAAAGCAGTGAGGGTGACGGGCGTACCCCGAAGAAAAAGGCGTTAACAGGGAAAAAAGCGGCGTAG
- a CDS encoding tyrosine-protein phosphatase: MIDLHSHILPGLCDGSKNLETSLAMARIAVADGTTHLACTPHIYPGIYHNSTSTIVPALHHLQAALDEAEIPLTLIAGADVHMVPEVMMGLHNGDIPTLHGSRYFLLEPSHHVPVTGFLEQIENFINAGYVPLITHPERLRWLDDHYQDFVTAAQQGAWIQITAGAISGKFGNKAKQWSERMLQEGIVHIIASDAHGTERRPPILSEGIAAAIDITGDQAEIMRMVVERPQAVLDNANPAAVSQPPGLSTAFVPYMASEQLATKKGWFSRFFA, from the coding sequence ATGATTGATTTACATAGCCATATATTACCGGGGTTGTGTGATGGTTCTAAAAACTTGGAAACATCACTCGCCATGGCGCGTATTGCCGTTGCTGACGGTACGACGCATCTGGCGTGTACACCGCATATTTATCCGGGTATTTATCATAATTCGACCAGCACAATTGTGCCTGCCTTGCACCACTTGCAAGCAGCATTGGATGAAGCCGAAATCCCACTGACATTGATTGCAGGGGCGGATGTTCACATGGTGCCAGAAGTCATGATGGGCTTACATAACGGTGATATTCCGACCTTACACGGCTCACGTTACTTTTTACTGGAGCCTTCTCATCACGTGCCTGTCACCGGATTTTTGGAACAGATTGAAAACTTCATTAACGCTGGATACGTTCCTCTGATTACGCATCCAGAGCGGTTACGTTGGTTAGACGATCACTACCAAGATTTTGTAACCGCCGCTCAACAAGGTGCATGGATTCAAATCACCGCTGGTGCAATCAGTGGCAAATTTGGCAATAAAGCTAAACAGTGGTCTGAGCGGATGCTACAGGAAGGCATTGTGCATATTATTGCCTCTGATGCACACGGCACCGAACGCCGCCCACCGATTCTGTCGGAAGGCATTGCTGCGGCTATCGACATTACCGGTGATCAAGCAGAAATTATGCGTATGGTCGTTGAACGCCCGCAGGCGGTTCTCGACAACGCCAACCCTGCGGCGGTGAGTCAACCACCGGGTCTATCGACAGCCTTTGTGCCTTACATGGCTTCTGAGCAGTTAGCGACTAAAAAAGGCTGGTTTAGCCGTTTTTTTGCCTGA
- a CDS encoding polysaccharide biosynthesis/export family protein: MHKHLNRLHSLLPVTAVFVGAALIAGCSTPPAHPEDTQQVGLGTTESGSIFSSLQELDYLAPTENTAISSGDLLDIKVFQAEELSGKYKVGSDGKISLPLIGALSVSGKTPLAVENQLSGLLQQKYLQNPQVSILVESFTNQRVTVEGEVNKPGVYPIEGSITFLQAIALAGGLANLASPDKVVLFRRNGQQVKAYQLDIQAIRDGRLRDPYIRGNDQIVAHRSDSRYWFKEVKDMVSGLISPFN, from the coding sequence ATGCACAAACATTTAAACAGGCTGCACTCCCTGTTACCCGTCACTGCCGTATTTGTCGGTGCCGCTTTAATAGCAGGTTGTAGTACACCGCCTGCTCACCCGGAAGATACACAGCAAGTCGGCTTAGGCACTACTGAATCTGGTAGTATTTTTTCTAGCTTGCAAGAACTGGATTATTTAGCACCCACTGAAAATACCGCTATTAGCTCAGGCGATTTGCTAGACATCAAGGTATTCCAAGCCGAGGAGTTATCGGGAAAATACAAGGTTGGTTCAGATGGTAAAATCTCCCTGCCATTGATAGGCGCATTATCAGTTAGCGGGAAAACACCATTAGCCGTAGAAAATCAACTCAGTGGCTTGTTACAACAAAAATACTTGCAAAACCCTCAAGTTAGCATTTTAGTTGAAAGCTTTACCAATCAACGTGTTACGGTAGAAGGTGAAGTAAATAAACCTGGCGTTTATCCTATCGAAGGTTCCATAACGTTTCTGCAAGCCATTGCCTTAGCCGGTGGTCTAGCTAATCTTGCCAGCCCGGATAAAGTAGTGTTATTTCGACGCAATGGTCAGCAAGTTAAAGCCTATCAATTGGATATTCAAGCCATTCGGGATGGGCGTTTACGTGACCCTTATATACGCGGTAATGATCAAATTGTGGCGCACCGTTCGGATAGTCGCTATTGGTTCAAAGAAGTAAAAGACATGGTTTCAGGGTTAATTAGCCCTTTTAATTAA